The window gaacacaagcgggggagtgggagagggagaagcaggcttcctgcggatcagagagctcgatgtggggctcgatcccaggaccctgagatcatgacctgagccgaaggcagcctcttaacgactgagccacccaggcgccctataatttttataaaagattttaaagcgtgggcacgagcagtggggaggagcagagggggagagagagaccctcCAGTAGATTCCCTGCTGAACGTGAAACCGGACACAGGGCTCGCTCTCataaccctcagatcatgacctgagccaaaatcacgagtcagacgatcaaccgactgagccatccaggagcagCCCctcttgtttaaatattaaatgataaacGACTCAGGACTTGTCAAATTGCCCGTATTACCTTGTAAAGGAAGTGATCATTTCAGTGCAAAGAACTCATTGACAGCAATAGTTAAATGTGCATAAATTGGTCTGGCTATAAACTGGAGaagatgcaaaatgaaaatgaggttAGAGGGGAGGACAAGGTACCATAAGCAGCCCTCTTCtgtgatctttttattttttatcctaaCTTCTCTGGTGGAAACCAGTACTTTACATGACTTAAAAAGGCTAATACcaataaaagaaagcaaatgtaatctaatattttgcaaaaatacatttttaatctttACTGGCTGTTTTCTTCTGACTAGAAATGTGCATTATGCATCTGAAaccactaacttttttttttttttaaagatttatttatttgagggagagtggagattatcttaagcagactctgctgagcttggagctggatgcagggcttgatcccaggacccatgagatcataacctgagccaaaatcacgagttggatgcctaaccaactgagccattcaggcacccctgaaacCCCTAACTCTTAAGTATCCCATGCAGGTCCCCAcctgtccttcccccacccccttttttggTAATGTGTTTATATGGCAAGTGGCAAGAATTGATAGAAAGATCCCTTTGAAAACTTACCGTGAATCTGATAGCAGAGACTTGGGATAAGTATTGAGTTCTTTTGAATATTTGACAATGGAAACTTTTGAAACTGAACTTTAGCTTAATTTTTAGTTACTGGATTCTCTATGACTTAGCAATGAACCAGTTACTGAAaggatggcggggagggggggacttTGCCATTTCACTGTCACTTGAGTTTTGGTGCTGTGGTTGGTTTAGATGATTCCACTTAACTAGTCAGTCTTAGTTGAAACAATGTTTTGCTAGATCGTGGTGCTTGTGGCTTTGAGAGGGTAGTTAAAAAATTTGGTGTACCATGGCTTGACACTGGAAATAAGGGTAAAAATATTCAGATGTGGAAGTGTGGAAATGTAAAAGTTACTACATTGTTCCGagatagtttgttttttattttttttaatttttattttattttattttattttttttatgaatctTTCACGATTTTCTTGAGCCGTGTTTTAACACTGCCtgtttcccagtttttttttttgttttttttttttttaaagattttatttatttatttgacagagagagagagcgagagcaggaacacaagcggggagtgggagagggagaagcaggcttcctgccgagcaaggagcctgatgtgggactcgatcccaggaccctgggatcatgacctgagccgaaggcagacgcttaacgactgagccacccaggcgccctgagatagtttgttttttaaaaaccactttcttAGGAGTTTCTCCTGCAACATAACATTCTATTCCAGGAATAGTCCCTGTTTATTTTTAGATTGTTACGTAAGTATAAAATTCATTTGCTTTAGTGGGAGTtttgcccccctcccctttaTAAATAATACCCAAAAAGGAATCTGTTGTGAAATTCCAAGTACCCttgttttaaatgtaaaactacaGGAAAACttagaagagaataaaagagagaaaaaatggtCCCAGTGCTTTAGATGCTTTTTGGTATatccttttgttgtttttctaatatttttagcATACTGTATCCTCTAGAGAAAATTTATATACTGCATTTCTTCTAACATGTTTGCTCTAAAGAGTCCGCAGACAAGTGCTGCAGTAGAACTAGGCACTGTTAGATGCTAAAGTTACAGAGAGAAATAGTTTTTCTTTACCTACCCCTTACTCTCAAAGTACATACCACAGCTCTGTTGTTTTGAACTATTCCAATTTTATGACCATTAAATAACTTCCATTTGCCCAAAATAAAGTTTACCGGCTTGTAACCATGAAAATATGTCCATTAAATTAGACCTTGAATGAGGTGTTATATTTCTAATAATGGATGTGCATTGATACTAACCCTCTAAATTCCATCACCCCTTTAATAACTGAATTAACATTTGTATTAATCCATATATTCATAATCATAATGGTTTTAACaatcaaattatattaaaatacgTGTGTTacagtttttcacttttaatatgTTTCTTAATAGGTATTTAATGCCTAACCAGTATATATGCTGGCTTCTTCCCCCAGAATAATTATCCAAAAACACACTCAAAGGACAATATAAGCTAAAAGTAATTTCAGGTAGTTTAACaatgtcatttttaatatttcaaagatCTGACTGCAGCCATGAGCAGCAATGAGTGTTTCAAGTGTGGACGATCTGGCCATTGGGCCCGGGAATGCCCTACTGGTGGAGGCCGTGGTCGTGGAATGAGAAGCCGTGGCAGAGGTGGTTTTACCTCGGATAGAGGTATTTTTGTCGAATAAAAAAATTTGAAGCACTTCAGTATTTATTAGTATCAAGACTGGTCTAATTAGccaaattctttttgtttttacccaAATAGGTTTCcagtttgtttcctcatctcttccaGACATCTGTTATCGCTGTGGTGAGTCTGGTCATCTTGCCAAGGATTGTGATCTTCAAGAGGATGGTAAGTATTTAACACTTCCTTTTAATACCCTTTTAGAATTTGGAGAGGTGAGCATGTACTACTGCTGCACGTAGCattagaaaagacatttttaccTTTGAGGTTTTGTATTGTATGGCTTAAAACATAATAGTGTTTTGTAAAGGTTTTATAGTCTTGGTCTGCTTCTTTTCCTTATTGTTGAAGCCTGCTATAACTGCGGTAGAGGTGGCCACATTGCCAAGGACTGCAAGGAGCccaagagagagcgagagcaatgCTGCTACAACTGTGGCAAACCAGGCCATCTGGCTCGTGACTGTGACCATGCGGATGAGCAGAAGTGCTATTCTTGTGGAGAATTTGGACACATTCAAAAAGACTGCACCAAAGTGAAGTGCTATAGGTAAGTTGTTATGGTGTTGCTGGAGGAAGGCTTATGGCAGAGAGTATTTTAGAGGAGAGTTAGGTATAAATGGAAGGGCCTTGTGGACCAGCACATTAGTGAAGGTTGGCTGTGACCAGTTGATACTGATTTTCAGCATATATAACCAGCGGCCTGTCTATATTAGTCACTATTCTGCCATCATGGCTTGTAGCTATGGCAGTTGGACAACTTACACAACTtggaatttttaatgttttaaaaataagaatgttatGCTGTAATTTGGAGTTTTCAGAGGCATTGTAGAAAATGATAATTCCAATACGCAAATCTTCTGTCCTGCAACCGGAAATCTTTGTCTGTGGATGAGACATACAATAAAACATACATACTTAAGGtacaaaactttaaagttttgttaAGTACATACCAGTGAAATCTTAGGGATTAATTTGTATAAAGGTACATCTTGGGGCAcccacccagtgtgggactcaaaaTCATgtccccacgctgggtgtagagataaataaataaaacttaagaaaaaggtacatcttgggcgcctgggtggctcagtcgttaagcgtctgccttcggctcaggtcatgatcccagggtcctgggatcgagtcccacatcgggctccctgctcggcgggaagcctgcttctccctctcccactccccctgcttgtgttcctgctctcgctatctctctctctgtcaaataaataaataaaatctttaaaaaaaaaaaaaaaaaaaaagaaaaaggtacatCTTGGTCAATGTCCTTTTTAGCattgggggtagggagagaatcccaagcaggctccatgcccagcacagagtgggccatggggctccatctcattactgtgagatcatgacctgggcggaaATATAAGagccgcttaaccaattgagccacccagctgcccctgtttTTGGTGTTTCGGAGTTTTTGGTGGATTTCTTAgggtgaaaattttaattttatggtttAGGCTTCATAATTGAGTACTTTGTTATCTAATTTCTCCTTCCTGTTTAGGGGTTAATGAGACTCTTGAGGGAGAAAATGCATTGCTTCATTTGCCAATTGCTTTTTGTTCCAGTTACTATTGCTTCAGTACAGTTTTGCGTTTTCTGAGCACAttgtgaaaactttttttttttttttttaaggtgtggTGAAACTGGTCACGTAGCCATCAACTGCAGCAAGACAAGTGAAGTCAACTGTTACCGCTGTGGCGAGTCAGGGCACCTTGCACGGGAATGCACGATTGAAGCCACagcttaattattttcctttgtcgCCCCTCCTTTTTCTGATTGATGGttgtattattttctctgaaTCCTCTTCACTGGCCAAAGGTTGGCAGATAGAGGCTACTCCCAGGCCAGTGAGCTTTACTTGCCGTGTAAAAGGAGGAAAGGGGTGGAAAAAAATCGACTTTCTGCatttaactacaaaaaaaaaaagtttatgtttaGTTTGGTAGAGGTGTTATGTATAATGCTTTGTTAAAGAACCCCCTTTCCGCGCCACTGGTGAATAGGGATTGAGGAATGGGaagagttgagtcagaccagtaAGCCCGTTCTGGGTTTCTTGGATATGTTCCCATGTAGGAGATAAAACCAATTCTGGAAGTATTTATGAGCTTCcataaataactttaattttagCATAACGATGGCCTTGGATTGTCTGACCTCAGTAGCTATTAAATAACATCAAGTAACATCTGTATCAGGCCCTACATAGAACATACAGTTGAGTGggagtaaacaaaataaaaagacaaacgtGTGTTAATGGCTGTGCGAGAAAAAAACGGGATAAAGGCCTAAACAGGAACAACTTCATCACAGCGTTGATGCTGGATATACATAAGGTGATGGCAAAGGtttagaacacatttttttcaaagactaaATCTAAAACCCAGAGTAAACATCTATGCTCAGAGTTAGCATAATTTGGAGTTATTCAGGAATTGCAGAGAAATGCATTTTCACAGAAATCAAGATGTTATTTTTGTATACTATATCACTTAGACAACTGTGTTTCATTTGCTgtaatcagtttttaaaagtcagatgGAAAAAGCAACTGAAGTcctagaaaatagaaatgtaattttaaactaTCCAATaaagctggaggaggaaggggagtttgACTAAagttctttctgtttgtttcaaattttcattAATGTATATAGTGCAAAATGCCATATTAAAGAGGGGAATGTGGAGGACTAAAAGCTGACAGTTTGGACTTTTCTTTGTGTACTAACTCAGTCATGTCTTCAGTAATGAAAATTAGCTATTACAAGGAAGCATAAGCTTTAGATCCTTTGGTGTCCTGTTTTGCAGggatataaaaaattatttttgtaaccCATTATAATGCTGCCCTTTAGCTTTATGTTCATTCTTGATAGTTTTGATGCCATTATTATATTttagcatttaatatttttcctggGCTTCACAAGGCTCTGAAATGGCTGATTCCTTGTTTTTCTAGGATTTGTTCTAGAGTTGAGATGGACCTTAGAAATCATTTGGTTTAATGAACGAATTTACTTTAAACATGAGTTAGTGGAAGCTTAACGTGCTTGAAAAATGACAGCTACCTAGAGTCTAGAACCTACTCAAGTATCCGTCCCACCCTATGTCCTCTTTTTGTCCCCGTCCGTgtcccgtccccccccccctcccccccccggctAAACTAACTATACTTAGTGGCTTATGCTTTCCCagcttagtttatttttttcccttcacaatGCCATGTGATTCTTCACATTGGATCTATATTGTGAGTTTTTCATTCTCAGGTAGTCTGGTCAATTTGTGATCTATACCATTGCAGGATTAAGATGTTGGTGTCTGGCCAATTCCTACTTTGTCTAATTAATAGtcaaaaggaggcagaaaaaaagtGTGGAGCCCTGACATGTAGGTTCTTTAACTCATGAACACAAGCAAacaagtttctttttcctttgatatTTGTATTGAGCAAATGATACATATCAGATGTTAACTAAGcatgttaaatatctttttttttttaagatcttatttatttatttgacagagacacagcgagagagggaacacaaacagggagtgggagagggagaagcaggcttcccgtggagcagggagcccgatggggctcgatcccaggaccctgggatcatgacctgagcccaaggcaaatgcttaacgactgagccacccaggcgccctgcatgttAAATGTCatgataatttttgtttctattgcAAGTAAAAGCATAAGGGAAGACCTGTTTTCAAAGGCATCACTGTTAAATGTAGATTCCGGTTTGGGGGTGGTACACATGGGGTTATTTTCCCCCAAGGTTTCCAGCCTCAAGTTGGAAAACCTAGCAAGTGAGATATTTAGAACTGCTTTGCTTCGTACAACTGTTCTTTGTGCTGCATTTGTAGTACCTAGCAGCCTTTTGTTTCAAGCCCTTTGATACACATAACTGAGGGCCTATTCACAGGCTACATAAGTGTTCTTTCATAAGGTTGCATTTAGTTGCATTGACCTTGATGACTGAGCAAATACAATGTGAAAATATGTGTATTCTAGGGAATCCAAGCTAATTGCTGAGAGCCAATGAGCAGTTCCTGTAGCAATTAAGGATTTGTTGTAAgacttttttaagattattttatttattggagggggacagagggagagaatccttaagcagaccccactgaacgtggagcctgacactgggctcaatcccaggaccctgagatgagatcatggcccgagctgaaaccaagagttggacacccaaccaactgagcaacccaggagcCCCGTAAGACTTGGTtttaagcaacttttttttttttttttaagattttatttatttatttgacagagaaagactcagtgagagggaatgcaagcagggggagtgggagagggagaagcaggcctcccgttgagcaggcagcctgatggggggctcgatcccaggaccccaggatcatgacccgagctgaaggcagacgcccaacgactgagccatccaggcgccccttaagcaACTTATTTATTAGCGAgcgagagaaacagcatgagaggggagagggtcagagggagaagcaggctccccgctgagccaggagcccgatgtgggactcaatccagggactccaggatcatgacctgagctgaaggcagttgcttaaccaactgagccacccaggcgcccccttgagcaactttttaaaaactgttttcagaTAGTAAGTAGCATTGCTTTGATAGGTGAATGGTTCTGTCAAATGTGAGGTTTGTTTGGGGTTTAGCCGCTTCACTTTTGGGTAAGAAACCAATCCCCCCTTTCTGTAAGGTTTGCTGAGATTTCTATCCCTGCAGGATCGAGGAGATGATGGAAAGATAAGTGGAGGTCCTACAATGAATTTTGCATCGTCTTaacattttcatctttgcatccctgtTTAGTTTTGCTGCCTTTTTGCATACTTCTAGAATAGCTGTTTCGCCTCAGCCTCTTGAAGCTGCTTCAACATGACGTAAACAGAGTGGATCAAATGGAGCTCTTGCCTCCAAACTTATTTTGAAGAATTTAATAAAGAGTAGTCAAAAGAAGAATCTAtacattgaggggtgcctggctagctcagtagagcatgcaactgttgatcttggggtcctgagttcaagccccacattgggctttggagcttagatttaaaaaagaaataggtcatgttctcagggtcgggagatcaagccctgtgtcctgctctacactgggcgtggagcctgcttaagattctctccctctccctctgccctgccccccccacccccctgctcatgcatgcgcTCTCAAAAAAAATGTTCCATCTAACTTAGGTATGCATAGCAAAGCTacgttggttttttttttttttaataaagattttatttgagagagcacatgagagaacATGAGCTAGGGGAatgttaattaacattttaaaatattacttaataGGGGtactgttgatcttggggtcctgagttcaagccctgcattgggctccctgctcagcagggagtctgcctcttcccctAGCAATGCTactgagcctggctggctcagtcattaagcgtctgccttgggctcaagtcatgatcccagggtcctggaatcgagccccacattgggctccctgttccacgggaagcctgcttctccctctcccactccccctgcttgtgttccctctctcgctgtctctctctctgtcaaaaaatttttaaaaaatttttttaatgttaatttcagtatctttgaaactttattttgaagatttattttagagagagagtgggggggggggcagagtgagagagaatctcaagcagactcccagctgagcgcaaagccccagatcatgacctgagctgaaatcaagagtcggatgcttaattaactgacggagccacccaggtgcgcctgcTTTGACACTTTAAAGTCAACTGAAAAGATTCCTTCCTTTCCCTACAGCAGATAAGAATTCTATTCCCTACACAACCAATGTGCTGTACTGCAATGAAAAGTtacagtgggggcgcctgggtggctcagtcggttaagcgactgccttcggctcaggtcgtgatcccagggtcctgggatcgggccctgcatcgggctccctgctcagcaggaagcctgcttcttcctctcccactccccctgcttgtgttccctctcctgctgtgtctctctctgtcaaataaataaataaaatctttaaaaaaaaaaattaaaaagttacagTGATGGCATTAATGGAGTGACACTGGTTTTACTTTTAGGAGTCCACTGCCGCACTGTACTGCAATGTACGAAAAATTGCACATGCTTTTGATGATGTAGCATAGGGCTTTGGGGTAGCTGGCGTCCAGAAAACATTTAGATTATGCTGTCTGGTACAGGTGCACTTGTAACCTTGTCTACTTAAAGTGCCAGAGGTAAAACCTTGAGATTTTGGGGGAGTTTTTAGTCTTTTACCATCTgtctcttattttctattttggatGTGTTTGCCTTAATATGTATTAGTATTTGTTGTGATAGTCTAAGTTAAACCTCCATGATactgaaaattctttaaaagatttgGGGTATGTTTTTTGTGGTAGACTCTGGTATGTCATAGTAAGCATTAAACATTGCATTTCCTGTATGTAACCTGAAGTATTGGGGGCTACTGTTGTGAGTCTTGTGTGCTTGATGTGAAGAGGGAGTAACTGTTGAAGCAGTGGAGAAGTGTGAATCTTAGCAACAGCCTCATGTCTGGGAGCTAGTAACCTCTAGAATTAGACATGCAGGCATTTGGCTCTAATTTGTCTAGGCGGGTTCTGAGCTATCGGTATTTTATAAGCTTCCAGATGATTCTCAGGTACCACTGGATTGAAAACCATTGGTGTAAGTAACCAAGGTCATAGCCCCGGTGGTGCAGTTGGAATTTGAGAACATAGTCCTGTGCTTATGCTCTTAATTACAGTGGTTTGTGTGTAATTAtccttgcttgcttgctttagAATGGAAAGAACATTCATGACACATAACTGCTTCACATCTGTCCATTTTCAACCCCACAACAAACCTTTACAAGGAACTTAGCTGCTATCTGTAATCTTTTAGTAAATGTTTTGGTAGCAAGCTACAGTATTGTACCTCCTAAGGTAGCTGGTACATACCCGAATGCAAGGACGGTGGtagtgttttcttaaaaataacaagcGTTTTTTGACTGACTTCTTTGCTTTCACTTGTAAAAACATCCTTTCCTAAATGGGCCTGAGGAGATCAACGCAATTCTGTTGAGTAGCTTGGGTGCATTTTCGTCTTGATCCTTCCTGGTCTTTTTTCTCCCTGCTATTGTGGTTCTTGGTTTTCAGCATTGAAGTTTTAATTTAGTTTACTTTGCAGCATGGCCCACCAACCAGGGCCTAGAACCTGACTACTCTTGTCTCCCCAGAGAACATTGCTAAGTGACCAAACTTAGGCAAAAATAATTTGATGGCAGACAGGTCATTATTCAGTGAGTTTTTCCACTTGACTGAGATGGACTTCTTTCCTAAGTGTGGCTACTGCATTGCTTTGCCTTCACCAAGTAACCATCCTTTGCCCTTAggttcattttaaatattcttagttGCAGTTAGCATGCCCTCTTGTGCCCCCAATAATGAAAGTTATTGGAGAGGAGTTATCACAATGGGAGCTCAACTTAAAGTGGATGCAAGTGGGATGGAATAGGGGGAACAGTTGCCTGGAAGGAGAATGGGGAACTGCAGTTCTTCTGCCTACTACATTTATACTTCCTGGATCAGGCCACAAAGATGCATGCAATAGGCACATGTACTTGATGTTTGATGCTTAGTTGACGCACCTATCATTTATGAGGCAATCTTATATATTGGAGCTCTTAGGAGCTGATTTAGGTATAAAGCTCCTTAGAGGAATGGGAGTTCATTTAGTGCTTCCAGgtggtatttttaatttggaaaagttAGAAACTATATTTGTGCAAATTTTATGGTGTAACACAGATGAGGTGACACTCTCTCTTCAGGCTATGGCCATTTGCTTGTCTGTTTCCACACAGCGAACCTGAACTGATAGGGCAAGAAGTCAGAGCTTAtagtcacagattttttttcctgagtaggACAAAAATTTTAGAggcaagatttttgttttttaatttttaactgtaTAGCTGAGGGCTGAAATAGAAGCAAAAACTTACTTGTCATTGACTTTTCAAACCTTTGCTGATTCTCTATTGTGAATGGAAGAGAAAGTCAATTCAGTCTAGTGGTTTTTGTGCCAAATTTCAGAATTCTATCACAATTATCCTAGCTGCCATGTTTATATTGACTTTTTACAAAATTGCTTCATTAACAGGTTTCTGAATCAGATCAACCAAAAAATGCCTTGGAATtggaatatttacaaaatgataaaTGGTAATGTATGGAGGAAACccaaatttccatttgatttcattttaattttttcttgttgGGTCAGGATCCAAATGCTCCATATACATAGCATTTGGTAATGTCTCTTAAATCTGTAAGTTGCCTGTCCTTTTTGGAAAAAACAAATTGAAGAATTCCTAATGACCTGCATTTGGCTGATTGTATCCCTGTAGTATTGTTTCATACGGTTTTATCTCCCAGAGTTTAGTGGTAGTCAGGTCTAGAAGCttgattgtattttgatttttttttttttttaggctagATGCATCATAGGGGGTGCTGTCTACTTCCTGTTACATCACATCAGGAGGTACATAATGTCAGATTGCCTTACTTCTGGTGATACTAGGCTTGATTAGTAGGCTCAGGTGATTTCAGTGTTTTCTATTATAAAGTCTTCCATCAGCCTTGCACCACATGGTTTTAGCAGCCATGGATGATAAACAGATCTCTACCAATACTTCAGTCATGAACAATTAGTGAAAGGACCTTAAATCCTTAAAAACGCAAGCCCAGGATAGACGACCCCAGGAATGAATGTGTGTGACTTCTAAATGCTGGCCAAGTGATCTTGCACTTTCTCCCGCAAGGTCTATTGGTGCTGCAGTGCCTGGGCCTCGAAAATCTGATTTTAGCTGCAGGGCCTTGCCCAATTTTGGGACTGTAGCATCATGCAACCAATATAGGCTGTGGTGTCAGACTTCACTGAAATCTCTGCTCCAAGCCAGTTTTTAGCTTATATTTGAAACAGCAAGTAGCTCTaagctccagtttcctcatctgtaaagtgaaaaaaaaaaccttgtattTTGCTGGATCACCATGATGGATTACATGAGACGTTATTCGTAAAGGGCCTACCACTTACTGGAATAATAAATGGTACTTACTGTTTTTATGCAAACTTCTTACAATGCCACCAGATTGTTTGTATGCCACCTGAGAGGAATACCTCTCAGTATGTTTGGCAAGTTTGAAATAAGGCCTGGTTGAACCAGTTCACGGACACCTTTAATGCATGCCACTAACTCCAGAGCCTTTGGAAGGCAGCAGATGGTAATATGAAGGAAGCTGGTCAGCTGGGAGATGGAGGAGAGGTGGTGCTATAGAGAACTGGAGAAGAGCCCATGTCCCTCTGGGGACAATAGCTACTTGGCTTCTCTTAACTGAGAGATTCTCTAATGCTTTGGTGCATGGAGGAGCAGTCTACTATTTTAAACTTTGTGTAATGCATACTCTGTTAAACCTGAGGAacattttgaaaatcagtttTTCTTAGGCATTTTGATCTTGATTCTAAATTTGTTCTAGATTTCAACTTTGATTAGGAATGTAATCTGGCTTTGAAAATTTGAAACA of the Halichoerus grypus chromosome 1, mHalGry1.hap1.1, whole genome shotgun sequence genome contains:
- the LOC118532761 gene encoding CCHC-type zinc finger nucleic acid binding protein isoform X1, whose amino-acid sequence is MSSNECFKCGRSGHWARECPTGGGRGRGMRSRGRGGFTSDRGFQFVSSSLPDICYRCGESGHLAKDCDLQEDEACYNCGRGGHIAKDCKEPKREREQCCYNCGKPGHLARDCDHADEQKCYSCGEFGHIQKDCTKVKCYRCGETGHVAINCSKTSEVNCYRCGESGHLARECTIEATA
- the LOC118532761 gene encoding CCHC-type zinc finger nucleic acid binding protein isoform X4, with the protein product MSSNECFKCGRSGHWARECPTGGGRGRGMRSRGRGFQFVSSSLPDICYRCGESGHLAKDCDLQEDACYNCGRGGHIAKDCKEPKREREQCCYNCGKPGHLARDCDHADEQKCYSCGEFGHIQKDCTKVKCYRCGETGHVAINCSKTSEVNCYRCGESGHLARECTIEATA
- the LOC118532761 gene encoding CCHC-type zinc finger nucleic acid binding protein isoform X2; translation: MSSNECFKCGRSGHWARECPTGGGRGRGMRSRGRGGFTSDRGFQFVSSSLPDICYRCGESGHLAKDCDLQEDACYNCGRGGHIAKDCKEPKREREQCCYNCGKPGHLARDCDHADEQKCYSCGEFGHIQKDCTKVKCYRCGETGHVAINCSKTSEVNCYRCGESGHLARECTIEATA
- the LOC118532761 gene encoding CCHC-type zinc finger nucleic acid binding protein isoform X3, translated to MSSNECFKCGRSGHWARECPTGGGRGRGMRSRGRGFQFVSSSLPDICYRCGESGHLAKDCDLQEDEACYNCGRGGHIAKDCKEPKREREQCCYNCGKPGHLARDCDHADEQKCYSCGEFGHIQKDCTKVKCYRCGETGHVAINCSKTSEVNCYRCGESGHLARECTIEATA